The following proteins come from a genomic window of Campylobacter concisus:
- a CDS encoding TetR/AcrR family transcriptional regulator → MAISEKGKKRYKLIVKTALELFLEKGYEKTSLSDIVAISGGSLSSIYTFFENKEGLFEAIIEQEIDSLIKEIDEKIDLKISHSLEEFLTKFATIIFSIVCSKRHISLGKIMMSEGSKNGGKLGKTFLDQILKKIDLVLINFFERDEVKAKLDSKFSAKFAAKYFIQSVIGAYYYDSLLINEEPKLSERERKKHIGLCVELFLNGVSKK, encoded by the coding sequence ATGGCGATCTCAGAAAAGGGTAAAAAAAGATACAAACTTATCGTAAAAACAGCACTTGAGCTATTTTTAGAAAAAGGATACGAAAAGACAAGTTTAAGTGACATAGTAGCGATAAGTGGCGGATCGCTTTCTAGCATTTATACATTTTTTGAGAACAAAGAGGGGCTTTTTGAGGCGATCATCGAGCAAGAGATAGATAGCCTTATAAAAGAGATCGATGAGAAGATAGATCTTAAAATTTCTCACAGCTTGGAGGAGTTTTTAACCAAATTTGCAACTATAATATTTTCTATCGTTTGTAGCAAAAGGCACATCTCTCTTGGCAAAATAATGATGAGTGAGGGTTCTAAAAATGGTGGCAAGCTTGGTAAGACGTTTTTGGATCAAATTTTAAAAAAGATCGATCTTGTGCTTATAAATTTCTTTGAAAGAGATGAGGTAAAAGCCAAACTTGATTCAAAATTTTCAGCCAAATTTGCTGCAAAGTACTTTATACAAAGCGTTATAGGAGCTTATTACTATGATTCGCTTTTGATAAATGAAGAACCAAAGCTTAGTGAAAGAGAGCGTAAAAAGCATATTGGCTTGTGTGTTGAGTTGTTTTTGAATGGAGTTAGTAAAAAATAA
- the ccoG gene encoding cytochrome c oxidase accessory protein CcoG: MSKDFHLSYAKRRYIFFACITLFVFVLPFIRINDAQLFLLSFDKSRVDLFFTKFDMQELYLLPFLFIILFLSIFFLTTLAGRVWCGWSCPQTIFRTIFRDLLQTKILKIRKNIQNKQNEPKGQILKRALAVGIWCVLALVISANFLWYFVPPLDFFAYLKEPSEHGVLLAFWLVIAIWLVYDVIILKENFCIYVCPYARVQSVMFDNDTIQVIYNQKRGGIIYNGQEKFKKPKEEGALCTGCEACVRICPTHIDIRKGMQLECINCLECSDACAKVMKHFDESSLIEWRSINSIKEQKRVKILRFRTVAYLVILGIVLTAGVLMSGKKESMLLNINRTSELYKILDKNEVENSYVFLVQNTQNKEHAFYFEVDDKNIEISRPNKPFILKAGAKQRVIVTLKSKNENLSDKDLLKHINIKAYATDEPAISVQRQSTFIYPKR; this comes from the coding sequence ATGTCAAAGGATTTTCATCTTAGCTACGCCAAGAGGCGTTACATTTTTTTTGCCTGTATCACGCTATTTGTCTTTGTTTTGCCATTTATCAGGATAAATGACGCGCAGCTATTTTTGCTAAGTTTTGACAAAAGTAGAGTTGATCTATTTTTTACAAAATTTGATATGCAAGAGCTTTACTTGTTGCCATTTTTGTTTATTATTTTGTTCTTAAGTATATTTTTCTTAACGACACTTGCAGGGCGCGTTTGGTGCGGCTGGAGCTGTCCGCAAACTATTTTTAGAACGATATTTCGTGACCTTTTGCAAACTAAAATCTTAAAGATCAGGAAAAATATCCAAAATAAACAAAATGAGCCAAAAGGACAAATTTTAAAGCGTGCTTTAGCAGTAGGGATTTGGTGTGTTTTAGCTCTTGTTATTTCGGCAAATTTTTTATGGTATTTTGTACCACCGCTTGATTTTTTTGCTTATTTAAAAGAGCCAAGCGAACATGGAGTTTTGCTTGCATTTTGGCTTGTTATAGCTATTTGGTTAGTTTATGATGTCATCATTTTAAAAGAAAATTTTTGTATCTATGTCTGTCCTTACGCTAGGGTGCAATCAGTGATGTTTGATAACGACACTATCCAAGTTATTTACAACCAAAAAAGAGGTGGCATAATCTATAATGGACAAGAGAAATTTAAAAAGCCAAAAGAAGAGGGTGCGCTATGTACTGGCTGCGAGGCATGCGTGAGGATATGCCCAACGCACATTGATATAAGAAAAGGTATGCAGCTTGAATGTATAAATTGTCTAGAGTGTAGCGATGCTTGTGCTAAAGTGATGAAGCATTTTGATGAAAGCTCGCTTATTGAGTGGAGAAGTATAAACTCTATAAAAGAGCAAAAAAGAGTCAAAATTTTACGCTTTAGAACGGTTGCTTATCTCGTCATTTTGGGCATTGTCTTAACAGCTGGGGTATTGATGAGTGGCAAAAAAGAAAGTATGCTTTTAAACATAAATAGAACAAGTGAGCTTTATAAAATTTTAGACAAAAATGAAGTCGAAAATTCTTACGTATTTTTGGTGCAAAATACACAAAATAAAGAGCATGCCTTTTACTTTGAAGTAGATGATAAGAATATAGAAATTTCTCGTCCAAATAAGCCATTTATATTAAAAGCTGGCGCAAAACAGCGAGTAATCGTCACATTAAAATCAAAAAATGAAAATTTAAGCGATAAAGATCTTTTAAAACATATAAATATAAAAGCCTATGCCACTGACGAGCCAGCTATCAGCGTGCAAAGGCAAAGTACTTTTATCTATCCTAAAAGATGA
- the rpsU gene encoding 30S ribosomal protein S21 — protein MPGIKVHPNESFDEGYRKFKKQTDRNLVVTEARARRFFEPKTEIRKKQKIAARKKMLKRLYMLRRYESRL, from the coding sequence TTGCCTGGTATTAAGGTACATCCTAACGAGTCATTTGACGAGGGTTACAGAAAGTTTAAGAAACAAACTGACCGTAACTTAGTAGTAACTGAAGCAAGAGCTAGACGCTTCTTTGAGCCTAAAACTGAGATCCGCAAAAAACAAAAAATTGCAGCTCGTAAGAAAATGCTTAAACGTCTTTATATGCTTAGACGCTACGAGTCAAGACTCTAA
- a CDS encoding DNA-binding protein, with protein MQKLAVNEAAEILGITKEAVYNRIRRGSLKTVIENGTKFVILDEKPSSEKATKSAPKSTKTKSQNDEFVNYLLNELSELKSLNLNLQADKDRLFKEKEQMLIERKNEILQIYKDRDEKLMQFLNAMQRPLLAQKNDDMPNNEAIEAEIENESKWINLSEFLKELNLKPKATKKISEKIIKAIHHSKFIKFKRGVILVRRHKNLKELIGEI; from the coding sequence ATGCAAAAACTAGCTGTAAATGAAGCTGCAGAAATTTTAGGCATAACAAAAGAAGCAGTCTATAATAGAATCCGCCGAGGCTCGTTAAAAACAGTCATCGAAAATGGTACTAAATTTGTCATCCTTGACGAGAAACCAAGTAGCGAAAAAGCCACAAAATCCGCTCCAAAAAGCACAAAAACTAAATCCCAAAATGATGAGTTTGTAAATTATTTGCTAAATGAGTTAAGCGAGTTAAAGAGCTTAAATTTAAACTTGCAAGCCGATAAAGATAGGCTTTTTAAAGAAAAAGAGCAGATGCTAATCGAGCGAAAAAATGAAATTTTGCAAATTTATAAAGATAGAGATGAAAAGCTCATGCAGTTTCTAAATGCTATGCAAAGGCCGCTTTTAGCACAAAAAAATGACGATATGCCAAATAATGAAGCGATAGAGGCCGAAATAGAAAATGAGTCAAAATGGATAAATTTAAGTGAATTTTTAAAGGAGCTAAATCTAAAGCCAAAGGCAACAAAAAAAATCAGTGAAAAGATAATAAAAGCGATACACCACTCAAAATTTATAAAATTTAAACGAGGTGTGATACTTGTTAGAAGACATAAAAATTTAAAAGAGTTGATAGGAGAGATATGA
- a CDS encoding UPF0323 family lipoprotein, translating into MKHIKKIATYAAVGGFGAIVMAGLAGCGSNNGGDENALNEVAQKNGAFVIIEESAPGVYKILEEYPSTETRVVLKDMNGTERVLSKDEIDKLLAQANAKIDNNTSNLTRTSDAQLSSGELSLGETILASAAGAILGSWIGSKLFGNQNFQANRQSTYKNPSAYTRSVDSFNKQKVANSAARSSGGKSGFFGGGSKSSSSSSSFGG; encoded by the coding sequence ATGAAACACATTAAAAAGATAGCTACTTATGCTGCGGTAGGCGGATTTGGTGCGATCGTTATGGCTGGCCTTGCTGGTTGTGGCAGTAACAATGGCGGTGATGAAAACGCACTAAATGAAGTTGCGCAAAAAAACGGCGCTTTTGTCATCATCGAAGAGAGTGCACCTGGCGTTTATAAAATTTTAGAAGAGTACCCAAGCACCGAAACTAGGGTCGTGCTAAAAGATATGAACGGCACTGAGCGTGTGCTAAGTAAAGATGAGATCGACAAACTTCTAGCGCAAGCAAACGCAAAGATCGATAACAACACTTCAAATTTGACAAGAACTAGCGACGCACAGCTAAGTAGCGGCGAACTAAGTCTTGGCGAGACGATCCTTGCTTCAGCAGCCGGCGCAATACTTGGTAGCTGGATAGGCAGCAAGCTCTTTGGCAATCAAAATTTCCAAGCAAATCGCCAAAGCACATATAAAAATCCAAGTGCCTACACAAGAAGCGTGGATAGCTTTAACAAGCAAAAGGTGGCAAATTCTGCTGCAAGAAGCAGTGGCGGAAAGAGTGGATTTTTCGGTGGTGGCTCAAAGTCAAGCTCTAGCTCATCAAGTTTTGGAGGCTAA
- a CDS encoding glutathionylspermidine synthase family protein: MVNLRKITPLNNEFMEKIGFAWHTDNDNSSYTADEIVQVSEKEANAYYEAANELYDMYVNAAQHVIDNNLFHEIGIPFNLVDSIKNSWENDVHWHLYGRFDLAGGLDGKPIKLIEFNADTPTAVFETAIIQWAMLKLNHMDEAEQFNNLYEALKQNFKRLITLGDDNVNFEDVYEGWGILFSSIAGSIEDEQTVKLLQYIAKEAGFKTDFAYVDEVVFNDDEGIFKGDENFEYWFKLVPWESIAIDEGELALILSNIIKNQKAIIINPAYTLLFQSKGILKILWDLYPNHPLLLETSNGPLKGKKYVKKPVFGREGANVSIHDENGAQIASNDGEYDSNKAIYQEFYEFNQDERGDNYQAGVFYAYEACALGYRKGGKILDNYSKFVGHFIKD, encoded by the coding sequence ATGGTAAATTTAAGAAAAATCACCCCGTTAAACAACGAATTTATGGAGAAAATAGGCTTTGCATGGCACACAGATAACGATAATAGCTCATATACCGCTGATGAGATCGTGCAAGTAAGCGAAAAAGAGGCAAATGCATACTACGAAGCGGCAAACGAGCTTTACGATATGTATGTAAATGCCGCTCAGCACGTGATCGACAACAACCTTTTTCACGAGATAGGCATACCATTTAACCTAGTAGATAGCATAAAAAACAGCTGGGAAAATGACGTTCATTGGCACCTTTATGGCAGGTTTGATCTAGCGGGCGGACTTGATGGTAAGCCTATAAAGCTCATTGAGTTTAACGCTGACACGCCAACGGCAGTCTTTGAGACGGCGATCATCCAGTGGGCGATGCTAAAGCTAAATCATATGGATGAAGCAGAGCAATTTAATAACCTTTACGAAGCTCTAAAACAAAATTTTAAACGCCTTATCACGCTTGGCGACGATAATGTAAATTTCGAAGATGTTTACGAGGGCTGGGGGATACTCTTTAGCTCAATTGCTGGCAGTATCGAGGACGAGCAAACCGTAAAATTACTACAATACATCGCAAAAGAAGCCGGCTTTAAAACCGACTTTGCCTACGTTGATGAGGTCGTTTTTAACGATGACGAGGGCATTTTTAAAGGCGATGAAAATTTTGAATACTGGTTTAAGCTTGTGCCTTGGGAGAGCATAGCGATCGATGAAGGCGAGCTAGCACTTATACTTTCAAATATCATCAAAAACCAAAAAGCCATCATCATAAATCCCGCCTACACGCTACTTTTCCAAAGCAAGGGAATTTTAAAAATTCTTTGGGATCTATATCCAAATCACCCGCTCTTACTTGAGACCTCAAACGGGCCGCTAAAGGGTAAAAAATATGTGAAAAAGCCAGTATTTGGAAGAGAGGGCGCAAACGTCTCAATACACGATGAAAACGGTGCGCAAATAGCAAGTAATGACGGCGAATACGACTCAAATAAAGCCATTTATCAAGAATTTTACGAGTTTAATCAAGACGAGAGAGGCGATAACTACCAAGCAGGCGTATTTTACGCTTATGAAGCGTGTGCGCTTGGATATAGAAAGGGCGGCAAAATTTTAGATAACTACTCTAAATTTGTAGGACATTTCATTAAGGACTAA
- a CDS encoding D-2-hydroxyacid dehydrogenase: MKIVCLDAATLGENVDLSVFKKFGEFISYQKTKSEEIVPRLKGVDVVITNKVIIDKAVMEATNLKLICISATGMNNVDLEHAKAKNIAVKNVAGYSTASVVQHTFAMLFELTNHIKFYDEYVKSGEWVKSEIFTYLGADISEIAGKEFGIIGLGEIGRGVAAVARAFGANVSYYSTSGANKNSEFKQKSLEELLRSSDIISIHAPLNEKTRNLLGANEINLLKDDAIVLNLGRGGIVDEAAMAKAINERNLRFGTDVLESEPMSKNSPFLNVKNKENLLITPHVAWGSLEARKTLITKIVANIENFINESK, from the coding sequence ATGAAAATCGTTTGTTTAGACGCGGCCACGCTGGGAGAGAACGTAGATCTTAGTGTTTTTAAGAAATTTGGCGAGTTTATCAGCTATCAAAAAACAAAAAGCGAAGAGATCGTGCCTCGTCTAAAGGGCGTTGATGTGGTCATCACAAACAAGGTCATCATCGACAAAGCCGTGATGGAGGCGACAAATTTAAAGCTCATTTGTATAAGCGCAACTGGTATGAATAATGTCGATCTAGAGCACGCAAAAGCTAAAAACATAGCTGTTAAAAACGTCGCTGGCTACTCAACCGCAAGCGTCGTGCAACACACGTTTGCGATGCTTTTTGAGCTAACAAATCACATCAAATTTTATGACGAATACGTTAAAAGCGGAGAGTGGGTGAAGAGTGAAATTTTTACCTATCTTGGCGCAGATATCAGCGAGATCGCTGGCAAAGAATTTGGCATCATCGGACTTGGCGAGATAGGTCGTGGCGTGGCGGCAGTGGCGCGTGCATTTGGCGCAAATGTGAGCTACTACTCGACAAGCGGAGCAAATAAAAATAGCGAATTTAAGCAAAAAAGTTTAGAGGAGCTACTAAGAAGTAGCGACATCATCAGCATCCATGCACCACTAAATGAAAAGACTAGAAATTTACTTGGCGCAAACGAGATAAATTTACTAAAAGATGATGCGATAGTGCTAAATTTAGGACGTGGTGGTATAGTGGATGAAGCGGCGATGGCAAAGGCGATAAATGAGAGAAATTTACGCTTTGGCACCGATGTTTTAGAAAGCGAGCCAATGAGCAAAAATAGCCCATTTTTAAATGTAAAAAACAAAGAAAATCTACTCATCACACCGCACGTAGCATGGGGCAGCCTGGAAGCTAGAAAGACACTCATAACAAAGATCGTCGCAAACATCGAAAATTTCATCAATGAGAGCAAGTAA
- a CDS encoding YajQ family cyclic di-GMP-binding protein, translated as MATEHSFDISAEVDMMEVKNALETAKKEIAARYDFKGLAAEVELNEKEKFITLLSSSDNKIDALKDIVISKLIKRNIPPVAITETKRELASGGNLKATLKLNDTLDGENSKKITKAIKDSKIKVSAQIRGEEIRVTSKSIDDLQECIKLVRGLNLELPISFKNLK; from the coding sequence ATGGCAACCGAACATAGCTTTGATATAAGTGCCGAGGTCGATATGATGGAGGTTAAAAACGCTCTTGAGACAGCTAAAAAAGAGATCGCTGCGAGATATGATTTTAAGGGGCTTGCGGCCGAAGTCGAGCTAAATGAAAAAGAGAAATTTATCACGCTTCTTAGCTCAAGCGATAACAAGATCGATGCGCTAAAAGACATTGTGATCTCAAAGCTCATCAAGCGCAACATACCACCAGTAGCGATCACAGAGACAAAAAGAGAGCTGGCAAGTGGCGGAAATTTAAAGGCGACGCTAAAGCTAAACGACACGCTTGATGGCGAAAACTCAAAAAAGATCACCAAAGCGATCAAAGACTCAAAGATCAAGGTGAGCGCACAGATCAGGGGCGAGGAGATCAGAGTGACAAGTAAGAGCATAGATGATCTGCAGGAGTGTATAAAGCTGGTGAGGGGGTTAAATTTAGAACTTCCGATCAGTTTTAAAAACCTAAAATAG
- a CDS encoding YegJ family protein: MSFFKKILGKQIDLGKQMPIYFVSSDEDYMQHAFEQAKESFRYFWREVYWERRRIVPMLDYAMVKICFLDVVNGEEVGEHMWIDDVEFDGETIYGTLVNEPDAVQNVKVGDQVSVKIDEMSDWLFAIDGRAYGGFSVQAMRSRMQKKELKEHDKAWGLDFGDFNDILVVYEQKEHPENLIEHPMSKNTHEQVEQYIKEYPSMVTDADEFGYTQLHHEAIAGNLNLVNLLLENGADKNAHTKSGKTAAEFAKQMGWEQIVKVLS; this comes from the coding sequence ATGAGCTTTTTTAAGAAAATTCTCGGTAAACAAATCGATCTTGGCAAGCAAATGCCGATCTATTTTGTAAGTAGCGACGAAGACTATATGCAGCATGCGTTTGAGCAGGCCAAAGAGAGCTTTAGATATTTTTGGCGTGAGGTTTACTGGGAGCGCCGCAGGATCGTACCTATGCTTGACTATGCAATGGTAAAAATTTGCTTCTTAGATGTCGTAAATGGCGAAGAAGTTGGCGAGCACATGTGGATAGACGATGTGGAATTTGACGGCGAAACGATATATGGAACACTCGTAAACGAGCCTGACGCCGTGCAAAACGTTAAAGTAGGCGATCAAGTAAGCGTGAAGATAGATGAGATGAGCGACTGGCTATTTGCGATAGATGGACGCGCATACGGCGGATTTAGCGTGCAGGCGATGCGTTCACGCATGCAAAAGAAAGAGCTAAAAGAGCACGATAAAGCGTGGGGGCTTGATTTTGGCGATTTTAACGATATTTTGGTAGTTTACGAGCAAAAGGAGCACCCTGAAAATTTGATAGAGCATCCGATGAGCAAAAATACGCATGAACAGGTGGAGCAGTACATAAAAGAGTATCCAAGTATGGTCACGGACGCCGATGAATTTGGCTATACGCAGCTTCACCACGAGGCGATCGCAGGAAATTTAAATCTTGTAAATCTTTTACTAGAAAACGGCGCTGATAAAAACGCCCACACAAAAAGTGGCAAAACGGCTGCTGAATTTGCCAAGCAAATGGGTTGGGAGCAAATCGTAAAGGTGCTTAGCTAG
- a CDS encoding coproporphyrinogen III oxidase family protein: protein MIFKNIVENFAVNYAHNSIQRSLYNEFNIDILTTTYTKTPKKDKKYMLYAHVPFCHTFCPYCSFHKYHYEQELAKIYFENLREEMRQVKEAGFDFDSLYVGGGTTLINEPELEKTLKLAKELFSIDEISAESDPNHISPESLARFDGLIDRLSVGVQSFDDETLKRVGRYEKFGSAKEVKRKLELALGKIPVISLDLIFNLPNQTKEQLINDINTAKSISPQQITFYPLMKSELTRENIARSLGVSNVDNEREFYEIITEEFSKSNYKQSNAWAFSNEKNADLRDEYVGSNLEYVGVGSGAFSFLNGELVINAFNLLEYGKRIKNRQSPVIAKCGFSKKERLKYTFLTRLFDGGVDIKRYNDENNTNINKALFMELSLLKLVNAIYEENGIIKPTFFGKYICIVLMRDFYAGMDKVRAIFKDDAKIKRSKVLRIMSENTEQKYEPNIIQPRAAM from the coding sequence ATGATCTTTAAAAATATTGTCGAGAATTTTGCCGTAAATTACGCTCATAATTCTATTCAAAGATCACTATATAATGAATTTAATATAGACATTTTAACCACAACCTACACCAAAACTCCCAAAAAAGACAAAAAGTATATGCTCTACGCGCATGTACCATTTTGTCACACATTCTGCCCATATTGCTCGTTTCATAAGTACCACTATGAACAAGAGCTTGCAAAAATTTACTTTGAAAATTTACGTGAGGAGATGAGGCAGGTTAAAGAGGCTGGATTTGACTTTGATTCACTTTATGTTGGTGGTGGCACGACGCTTATAAATGAGCCTGAGCTTGAGAAAACGCTTAAGCTTGCAAAAGAGCTTTTTAGTATAGATGAAATTTCGGCAGAAAGCGATCCAAATCATATCTCACCCGAGAGTTTAGCTAGATTTGATGGATTAATTGATCGACTAAGCGTTGGCGTACAAAGCTTTGATGATGAAACGTTAAAAAGAGTTGGCAGATACGAAAAATTCGGCTCAGCCAAGGAGGTAAAAAGAAAGCTTGAGCTTGCTCTTGGTAAGATCCCAGTCATTAGCCTGGATCTCATCTTTAACCTGCCAAATCAAACAAAAGAGCAGCTCATAAACGACATAAATACTGCAAAATCGATTTCTCCGCAGCAGATCACCTTCTATCCACTTATGAAATCAGAGCTAACAAGAGAGAATATAGCTCGCTCGCTTGGCGTTTCAAACGTAGATAATGAGCGTGAATTTTATGAGATAATCACTGAAGAATTTAGCAAAAGCAACTACAAACAAAGCAATGCTTGGGCGTTTTCAAATGAAAAAAATGCCGATCTTCGCGACGAATATGTAGGCTCAAATTTAGAGTACGTGGGCGTTGGTAGCGGAGCATTTAGCTTTCTTAATGGTGAGCTTGTAATAAATGCGTTTAATCTACTTGAATACGGCAAAAGGATAAAAAATAGGCAAAGCCCAGTCATCGCAAAATGTGGTTTTAGCAAGAAAGAGAGACTTAAATACACGTTTTTAACAAGGCTTTTTGATGGCGGAGTTGATATTAAAAGATATAACGATGAAAATAACACAAACATTAACAAGGCCTTATTTATGGAGCTTAGCTTACTTAAGCTTGTAAATGCGATATACGAAGAAAATGGCATTATTAAGCCGACATTTTTTGGCAAATATATTTGCATCGTGCTTATGCGTGATTTTTACGCTGGCATGGACAAAGTGCGTGCGATATTTAAAGATGACGCTAAGATAAAACGAAGCAAGGTGCTTCGTATAATGAGCGAAAATACTGAACAAAAGTATGAGCCAAATATCATTCAGCCACGAGCTGCAATGTAA
- a CDS encoding multidrug ABC transporter permease/ATP-binding protein yields the protein MLANLIKKNIYQISKIVLLTLIFSGLGVWTLSFINNELVSLKEFDAFIAVKFIVVLLLFFVSAIAANISLTNFGHKFIYELRYQSVKQILDTPNSVINEIGKAKIIASLNNDIKTITFAFMSATGFIQSLVFIVCASIYLCVIAPKIFIFLSIWIGATLFINTLFMKKIHLYFKHSRVQDDALQKHYDDIVEGHRELSLNRARASVCFDELNFTGDKKRQNMVKADIYHALSDNFTNVMLLGAVGLCVFLCVAFGWASLQTALSISLTILFLRGSFMSMVGSIPAALSAKVSLEKIMSLNLNEFKEGFKFDDSLSDEWQNIGLKDINFNYNHGKFSLNDVNLEIKRGEITFIIGKNGSGKSTLINLLCGLIRPSSGEIYLDSTKIDESNLQSYQAKISAIFADFYLFSQTLSHNGFASQSDIDELLALLEIDKKVSVVDNKLSTTQLSTGQRKRLSLLIAILEHRSILILDEWAADQDPLFKRKFYKEILPFLQSKGISIIAVSHDDSYFDMATRIILVKDGFVKELDESERISAAKDAVEKIK from the coding sequence ATGCTTGCAAATTTAATCAAAAAAAATATCTACCAAATTTCTAAAATAGTGTTATTAACGCTCATATTTAGCGGACTTGGTGTCTGGACCCTTTCATTTATAAACAATGAGCTTGTAAGTTTAAAAGAATTTGACGCCTTTATAGCGGTTAAATTTATAGTGGTTTTGCTCTTATTTTTTGTAAGCGCCATCGCAGCAAATATATCGCTTACAAATTTTGGGCATAAATTTATCTACGAGCTAAGATATCAAAGTGTAAAACAAATTTTAGACACACCAAATAGCGTGATAAACGAGATCGGCAAGGCAAAGATCATAGCTAGTCTAAACAATGACATAAAAACGATCACATTTGCCTTTATGAGCGCTACTGGCTTTATACAAAGCCTAGTTTTTATCGTCTGCGCTAGCATCTACCTTTGTGTAATCGCTCCAAAAATTTTTATCTTTTTGTCCATTTGGATCGGTGCGACTCTTTTTATAAATACACTTTTTATGAAAAAAATTCATCTTTATTTTAAGCATTCTAGAGTTCAAGATGACGCACTACAAAAGCACTACGACGATATCGTAGAGGGGCATAGAGAGCTTAGTTTAAACAGGGCAAGGGCAAGTGTCTGCTTTGATGAGTTAAATTTTACAGGCGATAAAAAACGCCAAAATATGGTAAAGGCCGATATTTATCACGCATTAAGTGATAATTTTACAAACGTAATGCTCCTTGGTGCGGTCGGACTTTGCGTATTTTTGTGCGTGGCATTTGGCTGGGCGAGCCTGCAAACGGCACTTAGTATAAGCCTAACGATACTATTTTTAAGAGGCTCTTTTATGAGTATGGTTGGCTCCATACCAGCCGCACTTAGCGCAAAGGTGAGCTTAGAGAAGATCATGAGCTTAAATTTAAATGAATTTAAAGAAGGCTTTAAATTTGATGATAGTCTAAGCGATGAGTGGCAAAATATCGGACTAAAGGATATAAATTTCAACTACAACCACGGCAAATTTAGCCTAAATGATGTAAATCTAGAGATCAAACGTGGCGAGATAACATTTATCATCGGTAAAAATGGCAGTGGAAAAAGTACGCTTATAAATTTACTTTGCGGCCTTATCCGCCCAAGTAGTGGCGAAATTTACCTTGATAGCACAAAGATAGATGAATCAAATTTACAAAGCTATCAGGCAAAGATAAGTGCTATTTTTGCTGATTTTTATCTATTTTCACAGACACTCTCTCATAATGGCTTTGCCAGCCAAAGCGATATAGACGAGCTTTTAGCCCTGCTTGAGATCGATAAAAAAGTAAGCGTGGTTGATAATAAGCTTAGTACCACGCAGCTCTCAACTGGTCAGAGAAAGCGTCTAAGCCTACTAATAGCCATCTTAGAGCACAGGTCTATCCTCATCCTTGATGAGTGGGCGGCCGATCAAGATCCGCTATTTAAGCGTAAATTTTACAAAGAAATTTTGCCGTTTTTGCAAAGCAAGGGCATCAGCATCATCGCCGTAAGCCATGACGATAGCTACTTTGACATGGCGACTAGGATCATTTTGGTAAAAGATGGCTTTGTAAAAGAGCTTGATGAGAGCGAGCGAATAAGCGCTGCAAAAGATGCGGTTGAGAAGATAAAATAA
- a CDS encoding NAD(P)H-quinone oxidoreductase subunit 3, with protein MSHSELESTYFGAFIILLLATCSFGLITFLSSKISKKLANRNTQRLKLGFYECGPTTVKQPNKINIHYFFYGILFILFDVEVIFMYPWAVDFRLLGVFGFIEMLLFVAILLIGFAYAWQKGVFKWQSIR; from the coding sequence ATGTCACATTCAGAGCTTGAAAGCACCTATTTTGGTGCATTTATCATACTTTTACTAGCGACTTGTTCATTTGGCTTGATAACATTCTTATCCTCAAAAATAAGCAAAAAACTAGCCAATCGAAACACACAGCGACTAAAGCTTGGCTTTTACGAGTGTGGCCCAACCACAGTAAAACAACCAAACAAGATAAATATCCACTATTTTTTTTATGGAATTTTATTTATTTTATTTGACGTTGAGGTTATTTTTATGTATCCATGGGCGGTGGATTTTAGACTACTTGGAGTATTTGGATTTATCGAAATGCTGCTTTTTGTGGCGATTTTACTTATCGGCTTTGCTTATGCTTGGCAAAAAGGAGTCTTTAAATGGCAAAGCATCAGATAA